One genomic segment of Mustelus asterias unplaced genomic scaffold, sMusAst1.hap1.1 HAP1_SCAFFOLD_241, whole genome shotgun sequence includes these proteins:
- the LOC144485853 gene encoding uncharacterized protein LOC144485853 — MEKPWKCADCGKRYRYPTELEAHRRSHTGERPFTCSQCGKGFTQSFNLQRHQRVHTGERPFTCSQCGEGFTSSSHLRRHQRVHTGEGPFTCSQCGEGFTSSSYLRRHQRVHTGERPFTCSQCGKGFTRSSSLRTHERVHTGERPFTCSQCGEGFTRSFSLRAHERVHTGERPCTCSQCGKGFCDSSRLLRHQQVHTGERPFTCSQCEKRFTRLSSLLRHQRVHTGEKPFTCSVCGKGFSQSSNLQRHTQVHTGEKPFICFHCGKGFTLSSNLRTHQRVHTGERPFTCSVCGKGFTQLSTLQSHQRVHTGERPFTCSVCEKGFTQLSALQSHQRVHTGEKPFTCSECGKGFSMGFSRLSHLQAHQRVHTGERPFTCSDCGKGFSHSSNLRIHQRVHTGERPFTCTQCGKAFIDSSSLRIHQRVHTKERPFTCSECGKGFSRSSFLKAHQRIHTGEWPPTCSECGKAFIDSSSLQIHQRLHTAERTFTCSECGKRFSRSTYLRNHQRVHK, encoded by the exons atggagaaaccatggaaatgtgcggactgtgggaagagatacagatacccaactgagctggaagctcatcggcgcagccacactggggagagaccattcacgtgctctcagtgtgggaagggattcactcagtcattcaacctgcagagacaccagcgagttcacactggggagaggccgttcacctgctctcagtgtggggagggattcacttcttcatcccacctgcggaggcaccagcgagttcacactggagaggggccgttcacctgctctcagtgtggggagggattcacttcttCATCctacctgcggaggcaccagcgagttcacactggggagaggccgttcacctgctctcagtgtgggaagggattcactcggtcatccagcctgcggacacacgagcgagttcatactggggagaggccgttcacgtgttctcagtgtggggagggattcactcggtcattcaGCCTGCGggcacacgagcgagttcacactggggagaggccatgcacctgctctcagtgtgggaagggattctgtgactcatcccgcctgctgagacaccagcaagttcacactggggagaggccgttcacctgctctcaatgtgagaagagattcactcgattatccagcctgctgagacaccagcgagttcacactggagagaagccgttcacctgctctgtttgtgggaagggattcagtcaatcatctaacctgcagagacacacgcaagttcacactggggagaaaccgttcatctgctttcattgtgggaaaggattcactctgtCTTcgaacctgcggacacaccagcgagttcacactggagagaggccgttcacttgctctgtgtgtgggaagggattcactcagttatccaccctTCAGTCacaccaacgtgttcacactggggagagaccattcacctgctctgtatgtgagaagggattcactcagttatctgccctgcagtcacaccagcgagttcacactggggagaaaccattcacctgctctgagtgtgggaagggattcagt atgggattcagtcggttatctcacttgcaggcacaccagcgagttcacaccggggagaggccgttcacctgctctgattgtggaaagggattctctcaCTCCtccaacctgcggatacaccaacgcgttcacactggggagagaccgttcacctgtacTCAGTGTGGGAAGGCATTCATTGACTCATcaagcctgcggatacaccaacgagttcacaccaaAGAGAGACCGtttacctgctccgagtgtggaaagggattcagtcgGTCATCCTTCCTGAAggcacaccagcggattcacactggggagtggccacccacctgctctgagtgtgggaaagcattcattgattcatccagcctgcagatacaccagcgtcttcacactgcggagaggacattcacctgctctgagtgtgggaagagattcagtcgGTCAACCTACCTGCGcaaccaccagcgagttcacaagtga